One segment of Rhodanobacteraceae bacterium DNA contains the following:
- a CDS encoding ABC transporter permease, whose product MSAHPAVPAFNARAVWAIYRFEMARFMRTVGQSLLTPVITTSLYFVVFGAAIGGRMGEIDGVSYGAFIVPGLIMLSVLTESINNAAFGIYFPRWTGTSYELLSAPVSPFEIICGYVGAAATKSIILGLVILLTASLFVTLQVKHPVWMFGFLVLTALTFCLFGFIIGIWAQSWEQLQVIPMLVITPLTFLGGAFYSINMLPGIWQTIALANPIVYLVSGFRWAFYGTADVAVGLSLAATAGFLAVCLGVVWWIFRTGYRLKQ is encoded by the coding sequence ATGAGCGCGCACCCGGCGGTACCGGCATTCAACGCGCGTGCGGTGTGGGCGATCTACCGCTTCGAGATGGCGCGCTTCATGCGCACCGTCGGCCAGAGCCTGCTGACGCCGGTGATCACCACCTCGCTGTACTTCGTGGTGTTCGGTGCGGCCATCGGCGGGCGCATGGGCGAGATCGACGGCGTGAGCTACGGCGCCTTCATCGTACCCGGCCTGATCATGCTGTCGGTGCTGACCGAGAGCATCAACAACGCCGCCTTCGGCATCTACTTCCCGCGCTGGACCGGGACCAGCTACGAGCTCCTGTCGGCCCCGGTGTCGCCCTTCGAGATCATCTGCGGATACGTCGGCGCCGCAGCGACCAAGTCGATCATCCTGGGCCTGGTGATCCTGCTCACCGCCAGCCTGTTCGTCACCCTGCAAGTGAAGCATCCGGTTTGGATGTTCGGCTTCCTGGTGCTGACCGCGCTGACCTTCTGCCTGTTCGGATTCATCATCGGCATCTGGGCGCAGAGCTGGGAGCAGTTGCAGGTGATCCCGATGCTGGTGATCACCCCGTTGACCTTCCTCGGCGGCGCCTTCTACTCGATCAACATGCTGCCCGGCATCTGGCAAACCATCGCGCTGGCCAACCCGATCGTCTACCTCGTCAGCGGCTTCCGCTGGGCCTTCTACGGAACCGCGGACGTCGCCGTGGGCCTGAGCCTGGCGGCGACAGCCGGCTTCCTCGCCGTGTGCCTGGGCGTGGTGTGGTGGATATTCAGGACAGGGTACCGGTTGAAGCAGTAG
- a CDS encoding ABC transporter ATP-binding protein, which yields MPPILELDNLSKTYASGLQALKPTSLTIREGEIFALLGPNGAGKTTLIGLVCGLLRASGGSVRVAGHDIVRDYRAARALIGLVPQELATEMFETPQAAMNFSRGLFGRAPDPVLVERLLRGLTLWDKRKDRIQTLSGGMKRRVMIAKALAHEPRLLFLDEPTAGVDVELRRDMWALVRSLRDDGVTIILTTHYIEEAEEMADRIGVINKGELILVEEKSRLMAKLGSKTLTLQLQDPLAALPAELASWQLQLKDDGHLIEYRFDIRAEENGIPGLLRRLHELGIGFRDLNTEQSSLEDIFVSLTGKQGAAA from the coding sequence ATGCCGCCCATCCTCGAACTCGACAACCTCAGCAAGACCTACGCCTCGGGCCTGCAGGCGCTCAAGCCGACATCGCTGACCATCCGCGAGGGCGAGATCTTCGCCCTGCTGGGACCGAATGGCGCGGGCAAGACCACCCTGATCGGGCTGGTCTGCGGATTGCTCCGCGCCAGCGGTGGCAGCGTGCGGGTGGCCGGGCATGACATCGTGCGCGACTACCGTGCGGCGCGCGCGCTGATCGGCCTGGTGCCGCAAGAGCTGGCCACCGAGATGTTCGAGACGCCGCAGGCGGCGATGAATTTCAGCCGCGGCCTGTTCGGGCGCGCGCCGGATCCGGTGCTGGTCGAGCGCCTGCTGCGCGGGCTGACCCTGTGGGACAAGCGCAAGGATCGGATCCAGACGCTGTCCGGCGGCATGAAGCGGCGCGTGATGATCGCCAAGGCGCTGGCGCACGAGCCGCGCCTGCTGTTCCTCGACGAGCCCACCGCCGGAGTGGATGTGGAGCTCCGGCGCGACATGTGGGCGCTGGTGCGCTCGCTGCGCGACGATGGCGTGACCATCATCCTGACCACGCATTACATCGAGGAAGCCGAGGAGATGGCCGATCGCATCGGCGTGATCAACAAGGGCGAGCTGATCCTCGTCGAGGAGAAATCGCGCCTGATGGCCAAGCTCGGCAGCAAGACCCTGACCCTGCAGTTGCAGGATCCGCTCGCGGCGCTGCCCGCCGAACTGGCCTCGTGGCAGCTGCAACTGAAGGACGACGGCCACCTGATCGAATACCGCTTCGACATCCGCGCCGAGGAGAACGGCATCCCCGGACTGCTGCGGCGACTGCACGAACTCGGCATCGGCTTTCGCGACCTCAACACCGAGCAGAGTTCGCTGGAGGACATCTTCGTCAGCCTGACCGGCAAGCAGGGAGCAGCCGCATGA
- a CDS encoding pseudouridine-5'-phosphate glycosidase: MIPLHYSPEVRAARDAGAPLVALESTIITHGMPWPQNRDTALGVEAEVRAAGATPATIAVMDGQIQVGLDGAQLDRLAQAQGVMKLSRADLAACLAQRRTGATTVAATMICAHLAGIGVFATGGIGGVHRGAETSFDISADLQELATTPVTVVAAGAKAILDLPKTLEVLETLGVPVIAVGQDAFPAFWSRDSGLRAPLRMDSPAEIAAAHRMRRTLGLAGGQLVANPIPAGAEIPRQEIDPVIARALAEVQAQGIAAKAVTPFLLARIFELTQGRSLAANIALVKNNARLAAAIARELAR, translated from the coding sequence ATGATCCCGCTGCACTACTCGCCCGAGGTCCGCGCCGCGCGCGACGCCGGCGCGCCGCTGGTGGCGCTCGAATCCACCATCATCACGCATGGCATGCCGTGGCCGCAGAACCGTGACACTGCGCTCGGCGTCGAGGCCGAGGTACGCGCAGCCGGCGCCACGCCGGCCACCATCGCGGTGATGGACGGGCAGATCCAGGTGGGACTGGACGGCGCGCAGCTCGACCGCCTGGCGCAGGCGCAGGGCGTGATGAAGCTCTCGCGCGCCGATCTTGCCGCCTGCCTCGCGCAGCGACGCACCGGCGCGACCACGGTGGCCGCGACCATGATCTGCGCCCACCTGGCCGGCATCGGCGTGTTCGCCACCGGCGGCATCGGCGGGGTGCACCGTGGCGCCGAGACCAGCTTCGACATCTCGGCCGATCTGCAGGAACTTGCGACAACACCGGTCACGGTGGTCGCCGCCGGCGCCAAGGCGATCCTCGACTTGCCCAAGACCCTGGAAGTGCTGGAAACGCTCGGCGTGCCGGTGATCGCGGTCGGCCAGGACGCCTTCCCCGCGTTCTGGTCGCGCGACTCCGGACTGCGCGCCCCGCTGCGGATGGACTCCCCGGCGGAGATTGCCGCGGCCCACCGCATGCGTCGCACTTTGGGCCTGGCCGGCGGCCAACTGGTCGCCAACCCGATCCCGGCCGGGGCCGAGATCCCGCGCCAGGAGATCGACCCGGTGATCGCCCGTGCACTCGCCGAGGTGCAGGCGCAGGGCATCGCCGCCAAGGCCGTGACGCCGTTCCTGCTCGCACGCATCTTCGAGCTGACCCAGGGACGATCGCTCGCGGCCAACATCGCCCTGGTGAAGAACAACGCGCGCCTGGCCGCGGCGATCGCCCGCGAACTCGCCAGGTAG
- a CDS encoding ABC transporter ATP-binding protein: MIEIKNLTKRYGDLLAVDKVSFTVGPGEVLGFLGPNGAGKSTTMKMIAGFLTPTEGSISVCGFDVEAQSLEAKRCIGYLPEGAPAYGEMTPAGFLSFIADIRGIAPGVKDQRIREVVSRLGLERVFEQPIETLSKGFKRRVGLAQAILHDPEVLILDEPTDGLDPNQKHEVRTLIQGLAKDKIVIVSTHILEEVHAVCTRAIIIANGRVVADATPDELEARSRYHQAVTVRADDLEAMKAALTGLQGVEEVVIDTEDKVVTAFPRKGQAIFGPITRLIQDRKLAVNEVMLERGRLDEVFRTITQTGARS, encoded by the coding sequence ATGATAGAAATCAAGAATTTGACGAAGAGATACGGGGATCTGCTGGCAGTCGACAAGGTGAGTTTCACCGTCGGCCCCGGCGAAGTCCTGGGTTTCCTCGGCCCCAACGGGGCTGGCAAATCCACGACGATGAAGATGATCGCCGGCTTCCTGACCCCCACCGAGGGCAGCATCAGCGTATGCGGCTTCGATGTCGAAGCGCAGTCGCTGGAGGCCAAGCGCTGCATCGGCTACCTGCCCGAGGGCGCGCCGGCCTACGGCGAAATGACCCCGGCGGGCTTCCTGTCGTTCATCGCCGACATCCGCGGCATCGCGCCCGGGGTGAAGGACCAGCGCATCCGCGAGGTGGTGTCCCGCCTCGGTCTGGAGCGCGTGTTCGAGCAGCCGATCGAGACCCTGTCGAAGGGCTTCAAGCGCCGCGTGGGCCTGGCCCAGGCGATCCTGCACGACCCCGAGGTCCTGATCCTGGACGAGCCCACCGACGGCCTCGATCCGAACCAGAAGCACGAAGTGCGCACCCTGATCCAGGGCCTGGCCAAGGACAAGATCGTGATCGTGTCCACCCACATCCTGGAAGAAGTCCACGCGGTGTGCACGCGCGCGATCATCATCGCCAACGGACGCGTGGTTGCCGATGCGACGCCGGACGAGCTGGAAGCGCGCTCGCGCTACCACCAGGCGGTCACCGTGCGCGCCGACGACCTCGAAGCGATGAAGGCGGCGCTGACCGGCCTGCAGGGCGTCGAGGAGGTTGTGATCGACACCGAGGACAAGGTGGTCACCGCCTTCCCGCGCAAGGGCCAGGCGATCTTCGGCCCGATCACCCGCCTGATCCAGGACCGCAAGCTGGCCGTCAACGAGGTCATGCTCGAGCGCGGTCGCCTGGATGAAGTCTTCCGTACCATCACCCAGACCGGAGCCCGCTCATGA
- a CDS encoding two pore domain potassium channel family protein produces MSAVPVSTLEATAAVVAITLVVILLCVLLQYEGLMLLQRNLGHAHLGPRRLRVLFGIVGVLAMHATEILLFACGYAVADYIPAAGSIGGIGEHGHIRLLDVWYFSAITYTTVGYGDLAPVGALRFMAAAESLAGFVLVSWSASFTYLAMERFWGQRR; encoded by the coding sequence TTGTCCGCTGTCCCGGTCTCCACGCTGGAGGCGACGGCAGCCGTGGTGGCGATCACCCTGGTCGTGATCCTGTTGTGCGTGCTGCTGCAATACGAAGGCCTGATGCTGCTGCAGCGCAACCTCGGCCATGCGCACCTCGGCCCACGCCGTTTGCGCGTGCTGTTCGGCATCGTCGGCGTGCTGGCGATGCACGCGACAGAAATCCTGCTGTTCGCCTGCGGTTACGCGGTCGCCGACTACATACCCGCCGCTGGCAGCATTGGCGGCATCGGCGAGCACGGCCACATTCGATTGCTCGATGTCTGGTACTTCTCCGCGATCACCTACACCACGGTGGGCTACGGCGACCTCGCGCCCGTCGGCGCGCTGCGCTTCATGGCCGCCGCCGAATCGCTCGCCGGCTTCGTGCTGGTCAGCTGGTCGGCGTCCTTCACTTACCTCGCGATGGAGCGGTTCTGGGGGCAGAGGCGGTGA
- a CDS encoding Gldg family protein has product MTKRASGGLVLLLLALLFVGATVISNLVLRGARIDLTANNEYTLSDGSKEILASIDEPINLYFYFSDEASRDLAPIRTYAQRVRELLEEMASRTGGKLKLSVIDPQPFSEEEDEATAAGLQSVPVGSTGDKLFFGLAGSNSLNGKASIPFFQPDKEVFLEYEVAKLIQGLIKPEKPVIGLISSLPIGGGFDPTTQKMSDPWAVMQQLDDMFEVRPLGLEVKEIDKTIKLLMVVHPKALADDTVYAIEQFVLGGGRLLLFLDPNSNVDQSGADPQNPSAAMFADKSSNLEKLLSAWGVDYKADQVVVDRALGLQVQVSQTEPPVTHPLILGLRKEQMNPEDLVSAKLNLVNIDSAGHFKRKDGASTKLEPLLQSSSESTTVSTERTRFLPDPRELLKDFAPSGENYMIAARLSGKLKSAFPDRAGNAGHIAESAEDVQAILVADTDILSNRLWVQVQNFFGQQLMNPFADNGDFITNSSDNLSGSTALISIRGRSSSTRPFEVVEDMRRAADERFRATEEQLQAQLTETERKLNELQAAKGDENAMIMTPEQQAEILRFQGEKLRIRKELRDVRRSLDQDIESLGSRTKFINIALVPLGVIIAALLFWNLRRGRRRSAMAGA; this is encoded by the coding sequence ATGACCAAACGCGCCTCGGGCGGCCTCGTGCTGTTGCTGCTGGCGCTGCTGTTCGTGGGCGCCACCGTGATCAGCAATCTGGTGCTGCGCGGTGCGCGGATCGATCTGACCGCCAACAACGAGTACACCCTGAGCGATGGCAGCAAGGAGATCCTTGCCAGCATCGATGAGCCGATCAACCTGTACTTCTACTTCTCCGACGAAGCCAGCCGCGACCTCGCGCCGATCCGCACCTACGCCCAGCGCGTGCGCGAGTTGCTGGAAGAGATGGCCAGCCGCACCGGCGGCAAGCTCAAGCTCAGCGTGATCGACCCGCAGCCCTTCAGCGAGGAAGAGGACGAGGCGACCGCCGCGGGCCTGCAGTCGGTCCCGGTGGGCAGCACCGGCGACAAGCTGTTCTTCGGCCTCGCCGGCAGCAATTCGCTCAATGGCAAGGCCTCGATCCCCTTCTTCCAGCCGGACAAGGAAGTGTTCCTGGAGTACGAGGTCGCCAAGCTGATCCAGGGCCTGATCAAGCCGGAGAAGCCGGTGATCGGGCTGATCAGCTCGCTTCCGATCGGCGGCGGCTTCGACCCGACCACCCAGAAGATGAGCGATCCCTGGGCCGTGATGCAGCAACTGGACGACATGTTCGAAGTGCGTCCGCTGGGTCTTGAGGTCAAGGAGATCGACAAGACCATCAAGCTGCTGATGGTGGTGCATCCCAAGGCGCTGGCCGACGACACCGTCTACGCCATCGAGCAGTTCGTGCTCGGCGGCGGGCGCCTGCTGCTGTTCCTCGATCCCAACTCCAACGTCGACCAGAGCGGTGCCGATCCGCAGAACCCGAGCGCCGCGATGTTCGCCGACAAGTCCTCGAACCTCGAGAAACTGCTGTCCGCCTGGGGCGTGGACTACAAGGCCGACCAGGTGGTGGTGGACCGTGCGCTGGGGCTGCAGGTGCAGGTGAGCCAGACCGAGCCGCCGGTGACCCATCCGCTGATTCTCGGCCTGCGCAAGGAACAGATGAACCCCGAGGACCTGGTCAGCGCCAAGCTCAACCTGGTGAACATCGACAGTGCCGGCCACTTCAAGCGCAAGGATGGCGCGTCGACGAAGCTGGAGCCCCTGCTGCAGTCGAGCAGCGAGTCGACCACGGTGTCGACCGAGCGCACCCGCTTCCTGCCGGATCCGCGCGAGTTGCTGAAGGACTTCGCGCCGAGCGGCGAGAACTACATGATCGCCGCACGCCTGTCGGGCAAGCTCAAGAGCGCCTTCCCGGACCGCGCCGGCAATGCCGGTCACATCGCCGAATCCGCCGAGGACGTGCAGGCGATCCTGGTCGCCGACACCGACATCCTGAGCAACCGGCTGTGGGTGCAGGTGCAGAACTTCTTTGGCCAGCAGTTGATGAATCCCTTCGCCGACAACGGCGACTTCATCACCAACTCGTCCGACAACCTGTCCGGCTCGACCGCGCTGATCTCGATCCGCGGCCGCAGCAGCAGCACGCGGCCCTTCGAGGTGGTCGAGGACATGCGCCGTGCAGCCGACGAACGCTTCCGCGCGACCGAGGAGCAACTGCAGGCGCAGCTGACCGAGACCGAGCGCAAGCTCAATGAACTGCAGGCCGCCAAGGGCGACGAGAACGCGATGATCATGACCCCGGAGCAGCAGGCCGAAATCCTGCGCTTCCAGGGCGAGAAACTGCGCATCCGCAAGGAACTGCGCGATGTGCGTCGCAGCCTGGACCAGGACATCGAGAGCCTGGGCAGCCGCACCAAGTTCATCAACATCGCCCTGGTGCCGCTCGGCGTGATCATCGCCGCGCTGCTTTTCTGGAACCTGCGCCGCGGCCGTCGCCGCAGCGCCATGGCAGGAGCCTGA
- a CDS encoding ABC transporter permease subunit yields MNPVSVIFKRELKAYFATPVAYVFIVIFLVLANAFAFQLGGLFERGQADLRPFFDFHPWLYLFLVPAVAMRLWAEERNTGSIELLLTLPVTQNQAVVGKFLAAWAFVGIALALTFPIWITVNYLGNPDNGVIIASYIGSLLMAGGFLAIGSAVSAATRSQVIAFIITVVICFGLLLAGHPLVLGFAKLALPQWMVDGVASLSFITHFTSISKGVIDLRDLIFFGLLIGFFLYATSVVIDLKKAD; encoded by the coding sequence ATGAATCCCGTCTCCGTGATCTTCAAGCGCGAGCTGAAGGCCTATTTCGCCACGCCCGTGGCCTATGTGTTCATCGTGATCTTCCTGGTGCTGGCGAATGCCTTCGCCTTCCAGCTCGGCGGGTTGTTCGAGCGCGGCCAGGCGGACCTGCGTCCCTTCTTCGACTTCCATCCCTGGCTGTACCTGTTCCTGGTGCCCGCGGTGGCCATGCGCCTGTGGGCCGAGGAGCGCAACACCGGCTCGATCGAACTCCTGCTGACGCTGCCGGTGACCCAGAACCAGGCCGTGGTAGGCAAGTTCCTGGCGGCCTGGGCCTTCGTCGGCATCGCGCTGGCGCTGACCTTCCCGATCTGGATCACCGTCAACTACCTCGGCAATCCGGACAACGGCGTGATCATTGCCAGCTACATCGGCAGCCTGCTGATGGCCGGCGGCTTCCTCGCCATCGGCAGCGCGGTCTCCGCGGCCACCCGCAGCCAGGTGATCGCCTTCATCATCACCGTGGTCATCTGTTTCGGCCTGCTGTTGGCCGGCCACCCGCTGGTGCTCGGCTTCGCCAAGCTGGCGCTGCCGCAATGGATGGTGGACGGCGTGGCCTCGCTCTCCTTCATCACCCATTTCACTTCGATCAGCAAGGGCGTGATCGATCTGCGCGACCTGATTTTCTTCGGGTTGCTGATCGGTTTCTTCCTGTACGCCACCTCGGTGGTGATCGACCTCAAGAAAGCCGACTGA